In the Lampris incognitus isolate fLamInc1 chromosome 11, fLamInc1.hap2, whole genome shotgun sequence genome, one interval contains:
- the slc15a1a gene encoding solute carrier family 15 member 1 — protein MTDKEDLKKGKKKAKSGTVCGYPLSIFFIVVNEFCERFSYYGMRAVLVLYFKYFLRWDDDMATSIYHAFVAMCYLTPILGAIVADSWLGKFKTIIYLSIVYTIGQIVMAVSAVHDITDTNKDGTPDNMAFHVALSMVGLFLIALGTGGIKPCVAAFGGDQFEDHQERQRSTFFSVFYLCINAGSLLSTIITPILRAQECGIHSQQKCYPLAFGVPAALMVVALVVFIIGSGMYYKAEPQGNIILDVCKCIGFSIKNRFRHRSSQYPQRKHWLDWAEEKYEKLLIAQIKMVLKVLFLYIPLPMFWTLFDQKGSRWTLQATTMDGNFGALTLQPDQMQTVNPILILTLVPLMESVIYPLIRRCGLNFTPLRRMTVGMFLAAMAFVAAALVQIQIDKTLPVFPSASQTQLKLLNTGSDPLTVNLPNNPAVQLAPAQASENYFTFEEQTITVSVGSPPTSRDIPLATGKRQTLLIPSNTSHEWTLTEDLEAKPEQGSNAIRFVNGMSAAVRVSAGGADFGSIQPFSYSNYSLIRNGKIVFTISSGAQSCEYTRQFGFGSSYTLLLTRNLTFGPGCENSIAEAEDIKPNSVHMAYQIPQYFLITCGEVVFSVTGLEFSYSQAPSNMKAVLQAGWLFTVAIGNFIVLIVAELAQIPEQWAEYVLFASLLVAVCVIFSVMAYFYTYIDPAEVEAQYRKEDEKSDSGEADKKDLEMEKTNSVKLRDEAKQTKM, from the exons ATGACAG ataAGGAGGATCTTAAGAAAGGGAAGAAGAAAGCCAAG AGTGGCACGGTGTGTGGGTATCCTCTCAGCATTTTCTTCATCGTTGTGAACGAGTTCTGCGAGAGGTTCTCCTACTATGGCATGCGCG CCGTGCTGGTGTTGTACTTCAAGTACTTCCTGCGATGGGACGACGACATGGCCACCTCCATCTACCATGCCTTTGTGGCTATGTGCTACCTGACCCCCATCCTTGGGGCCATTGTGGCCGACTCCTGGCTGGGCAAGTTTAA GACCATCATCTACCTGTCCATCGTCTACACAATCGGCCAGATTGTGATGGCTGTCAGTGCTGTCCATGACATCACGGATACAAACAAAGATGGGACCCCGGACAACATGGCCTTCCATGT CGCGCTGTCCATGGTGGGCCTGTTCCTCATTGCTCTGGGAACCGGGGGCATCAAGCCTTGTGTCGCTGCCTTCGGCGGAGACCAGTTTGAAGACCACCAG GAGAGGCAGCGGAGCACTTTCTTCTCGGTATTCTACCTGTGCATCAATGCCGGGAGTCTCCTGTCGACCATCATCACGCCAATCCTCAGAG CCCAGGAGTGTGGCATCCACAGTCAGCAGAAATGTTATCCGCTGGCCTTCGGTGTCCCCGCAGCGCTCATGGTGGTCGCTCTCG TGGTGTTTATCATCGGGAGTGGTATGTACTACAAAGCTGAGCCTCAGGGAAATATCATACTGGATGTGTGTAAATGTATTGGG TTCTCCATCAAAAATCGCTTCAGGCACAGAAGCAGCCAATATCCACAGAGGAAGCACTGGCTGGACTGGGCGGAGGAGAAATATGAA AAACTCCTCATCGCTCAAATCAAAATGGTGCTCAAAGTCCTTTTTCTGTACATCCCTCTCCCCATGTTCTGGACACTGTTCGACCAAAAG GGCTCCCGATGGACCCTCCAAGCCACCACCATGGACGGGAACTTT GGAGCCCTCACGCTGCAGCCTGATCAGATGCAG ACGGTCAACCCCATCCTGATTCTGACTTTGGTGCCCCTCATGGAAAGTGTTATCTACCCTCTGATCAGGAGATGTGGCCTGAACTTCAC ACCTCTGAGGAGAATGACAGTTGGGATGTTTCTGGCCGCCATGGCCTTCGTCGCCGCCGCGCTGGTTCAGATTCAGATTGAC AAAACGCTGCCCGTCTTCCCATCAGCCTCGCAGACTCAGCTGAAGCTGCTTAACACGGGCAGTGACCCCCTGACAGTAAACCTGCCCAACAACCCCGCTGTGCAACTCGCTCCAGCTCAG GCTAGCGAGAATTACTTCACATTTGAAGAGCAAACGATCACCGTGTCGGTGGGCAGCCCTCCAACGTCTCGAGATATTCCCCTCGCCACCGGGAAGCGCCAAACGCTTCTCATCCCTTCAAACACCAGCCACGAGTGGACGCTG ACCGAGGACCTGGAGGCCAAACCAGAGCAAGGCAGCAATGCCATCAG ATTCGTCAACGGGATGAGCGCGGCGGTGCGTGTGTCTGCCGGCGGTGCCGACTTCGGATCCATTCAGCCGTTTTCCTACTCCAACTACTCGCTGATACGAAACGGGAA GATTGTGTTCACCATAAGCAGTGGCGCGCAGTCGTGCGAATACACCCGGCAGTTCGGATTTGGAAGCTCCTATACCCTTCTTCTCACCCGTAACCTCACCTTTGGACCCGGG TGTGAGAACTCCATCGCTGAGGCGGAAGACATCAAGCCCAACTCGGTTCACATGGCCTACCAGATCCCTCAGTACTTCCTCATCACCTGCGGCGAAGTGGTGTTCTCTGTCACAGGTCTGGAGTTCTCCTACTCACAG GCGCCCAGTAACATGAAAGCGGTGCTGCAGGCCGGCTGGTTGTTCACCGTGGCAATTGGCAACTTTATTGTGCTGATTGTGGCCGAGCTCGCACAGATCCCCGAACAG TGGGCAGAGTATGTCCTCTTCGCCTCTCTCCTGGTGGCGGTGTGCGTTATCTTCTCCGTCATGGCCTACTTCTACACGTACATCGATCCGGCAGAGGTCGAGGCCCAGTACAGAAAGGAAGACGAGAAAAGTGACTCGGGCGAGGCGGATAAAAAAGACCTTGAGATGGAGAAGACAAACTCGGTGAAGCTTCGTGATGAAGCCAAGCAAACCAAGATGTAA